One Streptococcus sp. DTU_2020_1001019_1_SI_AUS_MUR_006 DNA window includes the following coding sequences:
- the thrB gene encoding homoserine kinase, which yields MKIIVPATSANVGPGFDSVGVAVTKYLEIQVCEEREEWMIEHQLGKWIPRDERNLLLKIALQIVPDLQPRRLKMISDIPLARGLGSSSSVIVAGIELANQLGNLKLTDHDKLQLATKIEGHPDNVAPAIYGNLVIASSVEGQVSAVVAPFPECAFLAYIPNYELRTRDSRGVLPKKLSYKEAVAASSIANVAIAALLTGDMVKAGQAIESDLFHERYRQDLVREFATIKKVAKRNGAYATYLSGAGPTVMVLAEPDKMPKIKAELEKQPFKGKLHDLQVDTQGVRVEEK from the coding sequence ATGAAGATTATTGTACCTGCTACAAGTGCCAATGTGGGTCCTGGCTTTGACTCTGTTGGTGTAGCTGTAACTAAGTATCTAGAAATTCAGGTTTGTGAGGAACGTGAAGAATGGATGATCGAGCACCAATTAGGCAAATGGATTCCACGTGATGAACGTAATCTTTTGCTGAAGATTGCTTTACAAATTGTTCCAGACCTACAACCAAGACGTCTGAAAATGATTAGTGATATTCCACTTGCGCGTGGACTTGGTTCTTCTAGTTCAGTCATCGTTGCAGGAATTGAGCTGGCAAATCAATTAGGGAACCTAAAATTAACGGATCACGATAAGTTGCAATTGGCGACTAAGATTGAAGGGCATCCTGATAATGTTGCACCTGCTATCTATGGAAATCTGGTCATTGCCAGCTCAGTCGAGGGTCAGGTTTCAGCAGTTGTAGCGCCTTTTCCAGAGTGTGCCTTTCTAGCCTACATTCCAAATTATGAATTGCGTACCCGAGATAGTCGTGGTGTCTTGCCCAAGAAACTTTCTTATAAAGAAGCTGTTGCAGCAAGTTCTATCGCCAATGTAGCGATTGCAGCCTTGCTGACTGGAGACATGGTCAAAGCAGGACAAGCTATTGAGAGTGATCTTTTCCATGAGCGTTACCGCCAAGATTTGGTGCGAGAATTTGCGACCATAAAAAAAGTTGCTAAGAGAAATGGTGCTTATGCGACCTACTTGTCTGGCGCTGGGCCTACTGTCATGGTTCTAGCTGAGCCTGATAAGATGCCGAAGATTAAGGCAGAGCTTGAAAAACAACCGTTCAAAGGCAAGCTTCATGATTTGCAAGTAGACACACAAGGCGTGCGCGTCGAAGAAAAATAA
- a CDS encoding cation diffusion facilitator family transporter yields MNQSVSNLKLAERGAIISILTYLFLSAAKLAAGHLLHSSSLVADGFNNVSDIIGNVALLIGIRLARQPADRDHRFGHWKIEDLASLITSIIMFYVGFDVLRDTIQKILSREQTVIDPLGATLGVISAIIMFAVYLYNTHLSKQAKSKALKAAAKDNLSDAVTSLGTSIAILASSFNYPIVDKLVAIIITFFILKTAYDIFIESSFSLSDGFDEHLLEDYQKAIMEIPKISKVKSQRGRTYGSNIYLDITLEMNPDLSVFESHEIADQVESMLTERFGVFDTDIHIEPAPIPEDEILDNVYKKLLMREQLIDQGNQLEELLAEDFIYIRQDGLELDKKAYKEEKELTSAIKELHLTSISQKTKLIRYQIGDTIHTSIWRRHETWQNIFHQETKIEKD; encoded by the coding sequence ATGAATCAATCGGTTTCAAACTTGAAATTAGCTGAACGAGGTGCTATTATAAGCATCTTGACCTACCTTTTCTTGTCAGCAGCTAAGTTAGCAGCAGGCCACCTCCTTCACTCGTCCAGTTTAGTAGCAGATGGTTTCAACAACGTTTCTGATATCATCGGAAATGTTGCCCTCCTCATTGGGATTCGTTTGGCCCGCCAACCAGCAGATAGAGACCATCGTTTCGGTCACTGGAAAATCGAGGACTTGGCAAGCCTCATCACTTCCATCATCATGTTTTACGTTGGTTTTGATGTTCTACGGGATACCATTCAAAAGATACTCAGCCGTGAGCAAACGGTCATTGACCCACTTGGGGCTACTCTGGGAGTCATCTCTGCTATCATCATGTTTGCAGTTTATCTCTACAATACTCATCTGAGCAAGCAAGCCAAATCCAAAGCCCTTAAGGCTGCAGCCAAAGATAATTTGTCAGATGCAGTGACATCTCTTGGAACATCTATTGCTATTCTAGCCAGCAGCTTCAACTATCCAATCGTGGATAAGTTGGTCGCTATTATCATTACCTTCTTTATCCTCAAGACTGCCTATGATATCTTTATCGAGTCGTCTTTCAGTCTTTCAGATGGTTTTGATGAACATTTGTTGGAAGATTACCAAAAGGCTATCATGGAAATTCCTAAGATTAGCAAGGTCAAATCACAACGCGGTCGTACTTATGGAAGTAATATTTATCTAGACATTACTCTCGAGATGAATCCAGACCTCTCCGTTTTCGAAAGTCACGAAATTGCTGATCAGGTCGAATCCATGCTGACAGAACGCTTTGGTGTCTTTGATACAGACATTCATATCGAACCAGCACCGATTCCTGAAGATGAAATTCTAGATAATGTCTATAAAAAATTGCTCATGAGAGAGCAACTAATTGACCAAGGAAATCAATTGGAAGAATTACTGGCTGAAGATTTCATTTATATTCGCCAAGACGGACTAGAACTAGACAAGAAAGCCTATAAGGAGGAAAAAGAATTAACCTCTGCTATCAAGGAACTTCACTTGACGTCCATTAGTCAGAAGACAAAACTCATCCGCTATCAGATTGGGGACACCATCCATACAAGTATCTGGCGCAGACATGAAACTTGGCAAAATATATTCCATCAGGAAACGAAAATTGAAAAAGACTAA
- a CDS encoding cation-translocating P-type ATPase produces MSKEQNKDLFYTQSSEEVLKNLDSSVEGLSTAQAQERLATYGRNELEEGEKRSLLAKFLDQFKDLMIIILLAAAALSVITEGMDGLTDAIIILAVVVLNAAFGVYQEGQAEAAIEALKNMSSPMARVRRDGHVIEIDSKELVPGDIVLLESGDVVPADMRLLEAASLKIEEAALTGESVPVEKDITQVVEADAGIGDRVNMGYQNSNVTYGRGIGVVTNTGMYTEVGKIADMLANADETETPLKQSLEQLSKALTYLIVVIAIITFLVGVFVRGEHPLEGLMVAVALAVAAIPEGLPAIVTIVLSLGTTTLAKRNSIVRKLPAVETLGSTEIIASDKTGTLTMNQMTVEKVYTNGQLQSSAAEIAANNNTLRIMNFANDTKVDPSGKLIGDPTETALVQFGLDHSFDVREILKDEPRVAELPFDSERKLMSTIHKEADGTYFIAVKGAPDQLLKRVTRIEVNGEVRHITEEDKQAILATNKDLAKQALRVLMMAYKTNNEIPTLESEIVESDLIFSGLVGMIDPERPEAAEAVRVAKEAGIRPIMITGDHQDTAEAIAKRLGIIDPNDTEDHVFTGAELNELTDEEFQKVFKQYSVYARVSPEHKVRIVKAWQKEGKVVAMTGDGVNDAPSLKTADIGIGMGITGTEVSKGASDMVLADDNFATIIVAVEEGRKVFSNIQKSIQYLLSANMAEVFTIFFATLFGWDVLQPVHLLWINLVTDTLPAIALGVEPAEPGVMTHKPRGRKSNFFDGGVFGAIIYQGIFQTMLVLGVYCWALIFPEHQVQSEIHADALTMAFATLGLIQLLHAFNVKSVYQSIFKVGLFTNKTFNWSIPVAFVLFVVTILVPGFNNLFHVSHLSLTQWIVVAVGALMIVVLVEIVKAVQRALGKDKNAI; encoded by the coding sequence TTGTCAAAAGAACAAAATAAAGACTTGTTTTATACGCAATCTTCTGAGGAAGTCCTAAAGAATTTGGACTCATCTGTTGAAGGTTTGTCAACTGCCCAGGCTCAAGAACGCTTAGCGACTTATGGTCGAAATGAGTTAGAAGAGGGCGAAAAACGTAGCCTACTAGCTAAATTCCTTGATCAATTTAAGGATTTGATGATCATCATCTTGCTGGCGGCAGCCGCACTTTCTGTGATTACAGAAGGCATGGACGGTTTAACAGATGCCATTATCATCTTGGCCGTAGTTGTCTTGAATGCAGCCTTTGGTGTTTACCAAGAAGGGCAAGCTGAAGCAGCCATTGAAGCGTTGAAAAATATGTCTAGCCCAATGGCCCGTGTTCGTCGTGATGGTCATGTCATTGAGATTGACTCAAAAGAATTGGTGCCTGGGGACATCGTCTTGCTAGAATCTGGAGATGTGGTGCCTGCCGATATGCGTTTGCTGGAAGCGGCGTCTCTTAAAATCGAAGAAGCTGCTCTTACTGGTGAATCTGTACCAGTTGAAAAAGATATTACTCAAGTGGTGGAAGCAGATGCTGGTATCGGTGATCGTGTTAACATGGGTTACCAAAACTCAAACGTAACTTACGGTCGTGGTATTGGTGTCGTGACTAACACTGGTATGTATACTGAAGTTGGTAAGATTGCGGATATGTTGGCCAATGCCGATGAGACAGAAACACCATTGAAGCAAAGCTTGGAACAATTATCTAAAGCCTTGACTTACTTAATCGTTGTGATTGCGATTATCACTTTCTTGGTTGGTGTCTTCGTTCGTGGAGAACATCCGTTAGAAGGCTTGATGGTTGCGGTTGCTCTTGCGGTTGCAGCGATTCCAGAAGGTCTCCCTGCTATTGTAACTATCGTTCTCTCTTTGGGAACAACAACCCTTGCTAAACGTAATTCGATTGTTCGTAAATTACCAGCAGTTGAAACGCTTGGTTCAACAGAAATCATTGCATCTGATAAAACAGGTACCTTGACCATGAACCAAATGACTGTTGAAAAAGTTTATACTAACGGTCAATTGCAAAGCTCTGCAGCTGAAATTGCTGCAAACAACAATACGCTTCGCATCATGAACTTTGCCAATGACACTAAAGTGGACCCATCTGGTAAATTGATTGGAGATCCAACGGAGACAGCCCTTGTACAGTTTGGTTTGGATCACAGTTTTGACGTTCGTGAAATCTTGAAGGACGAGCCACGTGTGGCAGAATTGCCATTTGACTCAGAACGTAAACTTATGTCTACAATCCATAAGGAAGCAGACGGTACTTACTTTATCGCTGTTAAGGGTGCCCCTGACCAATTGCTCAAACGTGTGACACGTATTGAAGTCAATGGGGAAGTTCGCCACATCACAGAAGAAGACAAACAAGCTATCCTTGCTACCAACAAAGATTTGGCTAAACAAGCCCTTCGTGTCTTGATGATGGCTTATAAGACAAACAACGAAATCCCAACCTTGGAATCTGAAATCGTTGAGTCTGACCTCATCTTCTCTGGTTTGGTCGGCATGATTGACCCTGAGCGTCCAGAAGCAGCAGAAGCTGTTCGTGTTGCTAAGGAAGCAGGAATCCGTCCAATCATGATCACGGGTGACCACCAAGATACAGCTGAAGCTATTGCTAAACGTCTTGGAATCATCGATCCAAATGACACCGAAGACCATGTCTTCACGGGTGCTGAGTTGAATGAACTCACTGATGAAGAATTCCAAAAAGTCTTCAAGCAATACTCTGTTTATGCTCGTGTGTCTCCTGAACACAAAGTTCGTATCGTGAAAGCATGGCAAAAAGAAGGCAAGGTTGTTGCCATGACTGGTGATGGGGTTAATGACGCACCATCACTTAAGACAGCTGATATCGGTATCGGTATGGGGATTACAGGTACAGAGGTTTCTAAGGGAGCTTCTGATATGGTCCTTGCAGATGACAACTTCGCAACTATTATCGTAGCGGTTGAAGAAGGACGTAAGGTCTTCTCTAACATCCAAAAATCTATTCAATACCTCTTGTCTGCCAATATGGCTGAGGTCTTCACCATCTTCTTTGCAACCCTCTTTGGTTGGGATGTGTTGCAACCAGTGCACCTTCTCTGGATCAACTTGGTAACAGATACTTTACCAGCTATCGCCCTTGGTGTGGAACCTGCTGAACCAGGTGTCATGACTCACAAACCTCGTGGCCGTAAGTCTAACTTCTTTGATGGCGGTGTCTTCGGAGCAATCATTTATCAAGGGATCTTCCAAACTATGCTAGTTTTAGGTGTTTATTGTTGGGCTCTTATCTTCCCAGAGCACCAAGTTCAAAGTGAAATCCACGCGGATGCCCTTACCATGGCTTTTGCAACTCTCGGTTTGATCCAATTGCTCCATGCCTTTAACGTTAAGTCGGTTTACCAATCAATCTTTAAAGTGGGACTCTTTACGAACAAGACCTTTAACTGGTCTATCCCAGTTGCCTTCGTCCTCTTTGTGGTGACAATTTTGGTTCCTGGATTTAATAATCTCTTCCACGTGTCACATTTGAGTTTGACTCAATGGATAGTGGTCGCTGTAGGAGCACTTATGATTGTGGTCCTTGTTGAAATTGTCAAAGCAGTTCAACGAGCACTTGGAAAAGATAAAAACGCGATTTAA
- a CDS encoding DUF3953 domain-containing protein yields the protein MGFYLMIGSMLLGLFALKIGFSHLKEKKVTLSSILTSCLGTALVLFAIWLGLPK from the coding sequence ATGGGATTTTATCTGATGATTGGTTCGATGTTGCTTGGTCTTTTCGCTTTGAAGATAGGATTTTCTCATCTAAAGGAGAAAAAGGTTACTCTTTCATCTATCTTGACAAGCTGCCTTGGGACAGCACTAGTTCTCTTTGCAATCTGGTTAGGATTGCCAAAATAA
- a CDS encoding ABC transporter ATP-binding protein codes for MKQLLSYFKLYLKESFLAPLFKLLEAVFELLVPMVIAGIVDQSIPQKDQAHLWMQMGLLFVFAVIGVLVALVAQFYSAKAAVGFTKELTNDLYRHILSLPKDSRDRLTTSSLVTRLTSDTYQIQTGINQFLRLFLRAPIIVFGAIFMAYRLSPELTFWFLVMVVILTFVIVVLSRLVNPLYSILRKKTDQLVQETRQQLQGMRVIRAFGQEKREIENFQVLNQVYTAIQMRTGYWSSLLTPLTYLIVNGTLLVIIWNGYISIQGGWLSQGALIALINYLLQILVELIKLAMLINSLNQSYTSAKRIEEVFAEKPEDIHSELQAGRVSGNQVLHIQDLTFTYPDAAQPSLRDISFDMQQGEILGIIGGTGSGKSTLVQVLLGLYQPDSGSIVLSQAGNSPQNLAQWRSWIAYVPQKVELFKGTIRSNLTLGMEETVSDQELWKALEIAQAKDFVSDKEGQLDAEVQAGGRNFSGGQKQRLSIARAVLRRAPFLILDDATSALDTITESNLLKAIQENLPDTSLILISQRTSTLKIADQILLLEKGEQLALGNHEELMETSQVYREINASQHGKED; via the coding sequence ATGAAACAATTACTTTCTTACTTTAAACTCTACCTCAAGGAGTCTTTCCTAGCGCCCTTGTTTAAATTGCTAGAAGCCGTTTTTGAACTCTTAGTTCCCATGGTGATAGCTGGGATTGTCGACCAATCCATCCCTCAAAAAGATCAAGCACACCTCTGGATGCAAATGGGTCTCCTCTTTGTTTTTGCGGTCATCGGTGTCCTAGTTGCTCTAGTTGCCCAGTTTTACTCAGCTAAGGCAGCTGTTGGCTTTACCAAGGAGTTGACCAATGACCTCTATCGTCATATTCTCTCCTTGCCCAAGGATAGTCGAGACCGTTTGACGACATCGAGTTTGGTGACGCGTTTGACTTCAGATACCTATCAGATTCAGACAGGGATCAATCAATTTTTACGCCTATTTTTAAGGGCTCCTATTATTGTTTTTGGTGCCATTTTTATGGCCTATCGTCTCTCGCCTGAATTGACCTTCTGGTTTTTGGTCATGGTTGTCATTTTGACCTTTGTCATTGTCGTGTTATCGCGCTTGGTCAATCCTCTTTATAGCATTTTGAGAAAGAAAACAGACCAGCTGGTTCAGGAAACACGCCAACAACTACAAGGGATGCGCGTGATTCGTGCTTTTGGTCAAGAAAAACGAGAAATCGAGAATTTCCAAGTACTCAACCAAGTCTATACGGCTATCCAAATGAGAACAGGCTACTGGTCTAGTCTCTTGACACCTTTGACCTATTTGATCGTCAACGGAACTTTGCTGGTGATTATCTGGAATGGTTATATTTCTATCCAGGGAGGCTGGCTCAGTCAGGGTGCCTTGATTGCTCTGATCAACTATCTTCTTCAAATCTTGGTTGAGTTAATTAAACTAGCCATGCTGATCAATTCGCTCAACCAGTCTTATACATCTGCCAAGCGTATTGAGGAAGTATTCGCTGAAAAACCTGAAGATATTCATTCTGAACTTCAGGCAGGAAGGGTTTCTGGAAATCAAGTTTTACACATCCAAGACTTGACCTTTACTTATCCAGATGCTGCCCAACCTTCTCTGAGAGATATTTCTTTTGATATGCAACAAGGGGAGATTCTTGGGATTATCGGAGGAACTGGTTCTGGTAAGTCAACCTTGGTTCAGGTCTTACTTGGTTTGTACCAACCAGATAGTGGTAGTATAGTCCTTTCCCAGGCTGGAAACAGTCCTCAAAATCTTGCCCAATGGCGGTCCTGGATAGCCTATGTCCCTCAAAAGGTTGAACTCTTTAAAGGTACTATCCGCTCAAACTTAACTTTGGGTATGGAAGAGACTGTTTCAGACCAAGAACTCTGGAAGGCTTTAGAAATTGCTCAAGCCAAGGATTTTGTCAGTGACAAGGAAGGTCAGCTGGACGCAGAGGTTCAAGCAGGTGGTCGTAATTTCTCAGGTGGTCAAAAGCAACGCTTGTCGATTGCTAGGGCAGTCTTGCGTCGAGCACCATTTCTCATCTTGGATGATGCGACTTCAGCACTTGATACCATTACTGAATCCAATCTTCTAAAGGCCATTCAGGAAAACTTGCCAGATACTAGCTTGATCTTGATTTCCCAACGGACCTCAACCTTGAAGATTGCAGACCAGATTCTTCTTTTAGAGAAAGGGGAGCAATTAGCACTTGGAAATCATGAGGAATTGATGGAGACTAGTCAAGTCTATCGTGAAATCAATGCATCCCAACATGGAAAGGAGGATTAG
- the msrB gene encoding peptide-methionine (R)-S-oxide reductase MsrB, which translates to MAEIYLAGGCFWGLEEYFSRISGVLQTSVGYANGQVETTNYQLIKETDHAETVQVIYDEKAVSLREILLYYFRVIDPLSVNQQGNDRGRQYRTGIYYLDEKDLPTIYALVQEQERMLGRKIAVEVEKLRHYILAEDYHQDYLKKNPGGYCHIDVRDAEKPLIDAANYEKPSQAVLRENLSEESYRVTQEAATEAPFSNAYDQTFEEGIYVDITTGEPLFFAKDKFASGCGWPSFSHPISKELIHYYQDLSHGMERIEVRSRSGNAHLGHVFTDGPQELGGLRYCINSASLRFIAKDEMEEAGYGYLLPYLNK; encoded by the coding sequence ATGGCAGAAATATATTTAGCAGGTGGTTGCTTTTGGGGCTTAGAGGAATACTTTTCCCGTATTTCTGGAGTGTTGCAAACAAGTGTTGGTTATGCTAATGGTCAGGTAGAAACTACCAATTATCAATTAATTAAAGAAACAGATCACGCAGAGACTGTGCAAGTTATCTATGATGAAAAGGCAGTCTCACTCCGTGAGATTTTGCTTTATTATTTCCGAGTCATTGATCCTTTATCTGTCAACCAACAAGGAAATGACCGTGGTCGTCAATACCGCACAGGGATTTATTACCTAGATGAAAAGGATTTACCGACTATCTATGCTCTTGTCCAAGAGCAGGAGCGCATGCTCGGTCGCAAGATAGCGGTAGAAGTGGAGAAACTCCGACACTATATCCTGGCTGAGGACTATCACCAAGACTACCTCAAGAAAAATCCTGGTGGTTATTGCCACATTGATGTGAGGGATGCTGAGAAACCACTGATAGATGCCGCCAACTATGAAAAACCTAGTCAGGCAGTTTTACGAGAGAATTTGTCAGAAGAGTCCTATCGAGTCACGCAAGAAGCTGCCACGGAAGCTCCCTTTAGCAATGCTTATGACCAAACTTTTGAGGAAGGAATTTATGTCGATATCACGACTGGTGAGCCCCTCTTCTTTGCCAAGGATAAGTTTGCCTCAGGCTGTGGATGGCCAAGTTTTAGCCATCCTATTTCCAAGGAACTCATTCATTACTATCAGGACTTGAGTCACGGTATGGAGCGTATCGAAGTTCGATCACGTTCGGGTAATGCCCACTTGGGTCATGTCTTTACAGACGGACCTCAGGAACTAGGTGGCTTACGTTATTGCATCAATTCTGCCTCTCTACGATTCATTGCTAAGGATGAAATGGAAGAGGCTGGTTATGGCTACCTACTTCCATATTTGAATAAGTAA
- a CDS encoding homoserine dehydrogenase: MSVKIALLGFGTVASGVPFLLKENGEKIFQAAHSEIEVAKVLVKDDEEKARLLEAGNDFNFVTNIDEILSDKDIAIVVELMGRIEPAKTFITRALEAGKHVVTANKDLLAVHGAELLEIAKAHNVALYYEAAVAGGIPILRTLVNSLASDKITRVLGVVNGTSNFMMTKMVEEGWSYEDALAEAQRLGFAESDPTNDVDGIDAAYKMVILSQFAFGMNVKFEDVAHQGIRNITPEDVAVAQDLGYVVKLVGSIEETPSGIAAEVTPTFLPKAHPLASVNGVMNAVFVESIGIGESMYYGPGAGQKPTATSVVADIARIVRRLNDGTIGKAFNEYHRDLVLAQPEDVKANYYFSILAPDSKGQVLKLAELFNAEDISFKQILQDGKQEGKARIVIITHKINKAQLENITAALKGVAEFELLNTFKVLGD; encoded by the coding sequence ATGTCAGTTAAAATTGCTTTACTTGGATTTGGTACAGTAGCCAGTGGTGTACCATTCTTGCTAAAGGAAAATGGAGAAAAAATTTTTCAAGCAGCACATTCAGAAATTGAAGTAGCAAAAGTTTTGGTCAAAGACGATGAAGAGAAAGCACGCTTGCTTGAAGCAGGAAATGATTTTAATTTTGTAACAAATATTGACGAAATTTTGTCAGATAAAGACATCGCGATTGTTGTTGAGTTGATGGGACGTATCGAACCGGCAAAAACATTTATCACTCGTGCCTTAGAAGCAGGGAAACATGTCGTGACAGCCAACAAGGACCTTTTGGCTGTTCATGGTGCAGAATTGCTTGAGATTGCCAAAGCTCATAATGTTGCTCTTTATTATGAAGCAGCTGTTGCGGGAGGAATCCCAATCCTTCGTACCTTGGTCAACTCACTTGCATCAGATAAAATTACTCGTGTTCTTGGTGTTGTCAATGGAACATCTAACTTCATGATGACCAAAATGGTAGAAGAAGGCTGGTCTTATGAAGATGCTTTGGCAGAAGCCCAACGACTTGGCTTTGCTGAAAGCGACCCAACCAATGACGTTGACGGGATTGATGCGGCCTACAAGATGGTCATCCTCAGCCAGTTTGCATTTGGGATGAATGTCAAATTTGAAGATGTTGCCCACCAAGGAATCCGCAATATCACTCCAGAAGATGTGGCAGTTGCCCAAGATCTTGGGTACGTGGTTAAATTAGTAGGTTCTATCGAAGAAACACCTTCTGGAATCGCTGCTGAGGTTACACCAACCTTCCTTCCTAAGGCTCACCCACTTGCAAGTGTTAACGGTGTTATGAATGCGGTCTTTGTGGAATCTATCGGTATCGGCGAGTCTATGTACTATGGACCAGGTGCAGGTCAAAAACCAACTGCAACAAGCGTTGTAGCTGATATTGCCCGTATCGTTCGTCGTTTGAATGACGGCACCATTGGCAAAGCCTTTAACGAATACCATCGTGACCTTGTTTTAGCTCAACCAGAAGATGTCAAAGCCAACTACTATTTCTCAATCCTGGCTCCAGATTCAAAAGGGCAAGTCTTGAAATTGGCAGAGCTCTTTAATGCGGAAGATATTTCCTTCAAGCAAATCCTTCAAGATGGTAAGCAAGAAGGCAAGGCTCGTATTGTCATCATTACCCATAAGATTAACAAGGCACAGCTTGAAAATATTACAGCAGCTTTGAAGGGTGTAGCTGAATTTGAACTTCTCAACACCTTCAAGGTTTTAGGAGACTAA
- the yaaA gene encoding peroxide stress protein YaaA produces MKILIPTAKEMNTEIPSLEARPLRPESQAVLDELARYSAQELESFYKISAEKAQEEYDHIQALKTGTEKNYPALHLFDGLMYRNIKRDNLTKAEQAYLEKHLMITSALYGVIPAFAPIAPHRLDFLMKLKIAGKSLKSHWQSAYEESVKGEELIFSLLSSEFETVFPKDIREKLVTFKFMEDRDGKLKVHSTISKKARGTFLTVLMKDQVTSVEEIKKLSFAGFTYRDDLSSDKEMVFVK; encoded by the coding sequence ATGAAAATTCTAATCCCAACTGCAAAAGAAATGAATACCGAAATCCCTAGTTTAGAGGCTAGACCTTTACGTCCTGAAAGTCAGGCGGTGCTAGATGAATTGGCCAGATATTCTGCCCAAGAGCTGGAAAGTTTTTACAAAATTTCTGCTGAAAAAGCACAAGAGGAGTATGACCATATCCAGGCCTTAAAAACTGGCACTGAAAAAAACTATCCAGCCTTGCACCTCTTTGATGGACTCATGTATCGCAACATCAAACGGGACAATCTAACCAAGGCTGAACAAGCCTATCTGGAGAAACACCTCATGATAACGTCAGCTCTTTACGGTGTGATTCCAGCCTTTGCACCGATTGCACCTCACAGACTAGACTTTTTGATGAAGCTTAAAATTGCTGGGAAAAGCCTGAAAAGTCACTGGCAATCAGCTTATGAAGAGTCGGTGAAGGGTGAAGAACTAATCTTTTCACTCTTGTCTTCGGAGTTTGAAACTGTCTTTCCAAAAGATATCCGTGAAAAATTGGTGACCTTTAAGTTTATGGAAGACAGAGATGGAAAACTTAAAGTCCACTCAACCATTTCAAAGAAAGCTAGAGGTACTTTCTTAACAGTCTTGATGAAAGATCAGGTAACTTCGGTAGAAGAGATTAAAAAGCTCAGTTTTGCAGGTTTTACCTATCGAGACGACCTGTCTAGTGACAAGGAAATGGTCTTTGTAAAATAG
- a CDS encoding peptide deformylase: protein MEKKIVKDILFLSQVSQPASQEDLPLAKDLQDTLQANRETCVGLGANMIGVQKRVIIFNIGMIPMVMFNPVLQSFEGSYETEEGCLSLTGVRPTTRYEKITVSYRDIHWQEQTITLTGFPAQICQHELDHLEGIII from the coding sequence TTGGAAAAGAAAATTGTAAAAGATATTTTGTTTTTGTCGCAGGTATCCCAGCCTGCTAGTCAGGAAGATTTACCCCTAGCAAAGGATTTGCAGGATACTCTACAGGCCAACCGAGAAACCTGTGTTGGACTAGGGGCCAATATGATTGGAGTACAAAAACGCGTCATTATTTTTAATATTGGAATGATTCCCATGGTTATGTTTAATCCAGTTCTCCAATCTTTTGAAGGGTCATACGAGACAGAGGAAGGTTGTTTGTCTTTGACAGGTGTAAGACCGACAACTCGGTATGAGAAGATTACAGTAAGCTACAGAGATATCCATTGGCAAGAGCAAACCATTACCCTGACAGGATTTCCTGCTCAGATTTGTCAGCATGAATTGGATCATTTGGAAGGGATTATCATATAG